In the genome of Nycticebus coucang isolate mNycCou1 chromosome 12, mNycCou1.pri, whole genome shotgun sequence, one region contains:
- the RHOT2 gene encoding mitochondrial Rho GTPase 2 isoform X2 encodes MRRDVRILLLGEAQVGKTSLILSLVSEEFPEEVPPRAEEITIPADVTPEKVPTHIVDYSEAEQTDEELQDEIHKEVAIPFAAYSGPLTGLQAVANVVCVVYDVSKEATIEKIRTKWIPLVNGRTEKGPRVPIILVGNKSDLRSGSSVEAVLPIMNQFPEIETCVECSAKNLRNISELFYYAQKAVLHPTAPLYDPEAKQLKPACAQALRRIFRLSDQDLDQTLSDEELNAFQKACFGHPLAPQALEDVKMVVRKNVVGGVQDDRLTLDGFLFLNTLFIQRGRHETTWTILRRFGYSDTLELTNDYLFPPLHVPPGCSTELNHLGYQFVQRVFEKHDQVRALWSPVLHHAWHISHDLSLQDRDGALSPTELQSLFSVFPVAPWGPELLRTVCTEAGWLPLHGYLCQWTLVTYLDVQRCLGHLGYLGYPTLCEEDSQARAITVTREKRLDQEKGQTQRSVLMCKVVGAPGVGKSAFLQAFLGHSLGHQDARESPEEPSTYAINTVQVNGQEKYLILCEVGTDSLLATLPDSACDVVCLMFDGSDPESFLYCADIYKVRPGPKSCQGILCHGAGPTRQPCLALLELFLTWPSPCSAITWMGRRPASSSAPKPICPKVLRCTALHQLSSAVGTVCPPPSHSPAPAQRSPALPSSPSSPPWLPSHTWPKQRCVPRPSGSGGFWGSLGPPWLQCSASPSIGSW; translated from the exons ATGAGGCGGGACGTGCGCATCCTGCTGCTGGGCGAGG CCCAGGTGGGGAAGACGTCGCTGATTCTGTCCCTGGTGAGCGAGGAGTTCCCCGAGGAG GTACCTCCCCGAGCAGAAGAGATCACGATCCCCGCAGACGTCACCCCAGAGAAGGTGCCCACCCACATCGTGGACTATTCAG AAGCCGAGCAGACTGACGAGGAGCTCCAGGACGAGATCCACAAG GAAGTGGCCATCCCTTTTGCTGCATACTCTGGTCCACTGACCGGCCTCCAGGCCGTG GCAAatgttgtgtgtgtggtgtatgatGTCTCCAAGGAGGCCACGATTGAGAAG ATCCGAACCAAGTGGATCCCGCTGGTGAATGGGAGGACTGAGAAAGGGCCCAG GGTGCCCATCATCCTGGTGGGCAACAAGTCAGACCTGAGGTCAGGGAGCTCTGTGGAAGCTGTGCTTCCCATCATGAACCAGTTCCCTGAGATTGAGACCTGCGTGGAG TGTTCAGCCAAGAACCTGAGGAACATCTCAGAACTGTTCTACTACGCTCAGAAGGCCGTCCTGCACCCCACAGCACCCCTCTATGACCCAGAAGCCAAGCAG TTGAAGCCAGCGTGCGCCCAGGCCCTCAGGCGCATATTCAGGCTCTCAGATCAGGACCTGGACCAGACACTCAGTGACGAGGAGCTTAACGCCTTCCAG AAAGCCTGTTTTGGGCACCCGTTGGCGCCACAGGCACTGGAGGATGTGAAGATGGTGGTGCGCAAGAATGTGGTGGGTGGTGTGCAAGATGACCGGCTGACCCTGGATG GCTTCCTCTTCCTGAATACCCTCTTCATCCAGCGGGGCCGGCATGAGACCACATGGACCATCCTACGGCGTTTCGGCTATAGCGATACACTTGAGCTGACAAACGACTACCTTTTCCCACC GCTCCATGTGCCCCCTGGCTGTAGCACAGAGCTCAACCATCTGGGCTACCAGTTTGTGCAGAGAGTGTTTGAGAAGCATGACCAGGTAAGAGCACTGTGGTCCCCTGTCCTTCACCATGCCTGGCATATATCCCATGACCTTTCCCTGCAGGACCGTGATGGTGCCCTCTCACCCACGGAGTTGCAGAGCCTCTTCAGTGTATTCCCTGTGGCCCCCTGGGGCCCTGAGCTCCTGCGCACGGTgtgcaccgaggctggctggCTGCCCCTACATGGGTACCTTTGCCAGTGGAC GCTGGTGACCTACCTGGATGTCCAGCGCTGCCTGGGGCACCTTGGCTATCTGGGCTACCCCACCCTCTGTGAGGAGGACTCTCAGGCCCGGGCCATCACAG TCACCCGTGAGAAAAGGCTGGACCAGGAGAAGGGGCAAACACAGCGGAGTGTCCTCATGTGCAAGGTGGTAGGGGCCCCAGGAGTGGGCAAGTCTGCCTTCCTGCAGGCCTTCCTTGGCCACAGCCTGGGG CACCAGGATGCCAGGGAGTCCCCTGAGGAGCCTTCCACCTATGCCATCAATACTGTGCAGGTCAATGGACAGGAGAAGTACCTGATT CTATGTGAGGTGGGCACAGACAGCCTACTGGCCACTTTGCCGGATTCTGCCTGCGATGTTGTCTGCTTAATGTTTGATGGCAGTGACCCAGAGTCCTTTTTGTACTGCGCTGATATCTACAAGGTGAGGCCTGGCCCCAAGTCTTGCCAGGGAATACTGTGCCATGGGGCAGGGCCTACCCGCCAGCCATGCCTTGCACTCCTGGAACTATTCCTCACATGGCCTTCCCCATGCAGCGCCATTACATGGATGGGCAGACGCCCTGCCTCTTCCTCTGCTCCAAAGCCGATCTGCCCGAAGGTGTTGCGCTGTACGGCCCTTCACCAGCTGAGTTCTGCCGTAGGCACCGTCTGCCCACCCCCATCCCATTCTCCTGCGCCGGCCCAGAGGAGCCCAGCACTGCCATCTTCACCCAGCTCGCCACCATGGCTACCTTCCC ACACTTGGCCCAAGCAGAGATGTGTCCCACGTCCTTCTGGCTCCGGGGGATTCTGGGGCTCGTTGGGGCCGCCATGGCTGCAGTGCTCAGCTTCTCCCTCTATAGGGTCCTGGTGA
- the RHOT2 gene encoding mitochondrial Rho GTPase 2 isoform X5 has product MRRDVRILLLGEAQVGKTSLILSLVSEEFPEEVPPRAEEITIPADVTPEKVPTHIVDYSEAEQTDEELQDEIHKANVVCVVYDVSKEATIEKIRTKWIPLVNGRTEKGPRVPIILVGNKSDLRSGSSVEAVLPIMNQFPEIETCVECSAKNLRNISELFYYAQKAVLHPTAPLYDPEAKQLKPACAQALRRIFRLSDQDLDQTLSDEELNAFQKACFGHPLAPQALEDVKMVVRKNVVGGVQDDRLTLDGFLFLNTLFIQRGRHETTWTILRRFGYSDTLELTNDYLFPPLHVPPGCSTELNHLGYQFVQRVFEKHDQVRALWSPVLHHAWHISHDLSLQDRDGALSPTELQSLFSVFPVAPWGPELLRTVCTEAGWLPLHGYLCQWTLVTYLDVQRCLGHLGYLGYPTLCEEDSQARAITVTREKRLDQEKGQTQRSVLMCKVVGAPGVGKSAFLQAFLGHSLGHQDARESPEEPSTYAINTVQVNGQEKYLILCEVGTDSLLATLPDSACDVVCLMFDGSDPESFLYCADIYKVRPGPKSCQGILCHGAGPTRQPCLALLELFLTWPSPCSAITWMGRRPASSSAPKPICPKVLRCTALHQLSSAVGTVCPPPSHSPAPAQRSPALPSSPSSPPWLPSHTWPKQRCVPRPSGSGGFWGSLGPPWLQCSASPSIGSW; this is encoded by the exons ATGAGGCGGGACGTGCGCATCCTGCTGCTGGGCGAGG CCCAGGTGGGGAAGACGTCGCTGATTCTGTCCCTGGTGAGCGAGGAGTTCCCCGAGGAG GTACCTCCCCGAGCAGAAGAGATCACGATCCCCGCAGACGTCACCCCAGAGAAGGTGCCCACCCACATCGTGGACTATTCAG AAGCCGAGCAGACTGACGAGGAGCTCCAGGACGAGATCCACAAG GCAAatgttgtgtgtgtggtgtatgatGTCTCCAAGGAGGCCACGATTGAGAAG ATCCGAACCAAGTGGATCCCGCTGGTGAATGGGAGGACTGAGAAAGGGCCCAG GGTGCCCATCATCCTGGTGGGCAACAAGTCAGACCTGAGGTCAGGGAGCTCTGTGGAAGCTGTGCTTCCCATCATGAACCAGTTCCCTGAGATTGAGACCTGCGTGGAG TGTTCAGCCAAGAACCTGAGGAACATCTCAGAACTGTTCTACTACGCTCAGAAGGCCGTCCTGCACCCCACAGCACCCCTCTATGACCCAGAAGCCAAGCAG TTGAAGCCAGCGTGCGCCCAGGCCCTCAGGCGCATATTCAGGCTCTCAGATCAGGACCTGGACCAGACACTCAGTGACGAGGAGCTTAACGCCTTCCAG AAAGCCTGTTTTGGGCACCCGTTGGCGCCACAGGCACTGGAGGATGTGAAGATGGTGGTGCGCAAGAATGTGGTGGGTGGTGTGCAAGATGACCGGCTGACCCTGGATG GCTTCCTCTTCCTGAATACCCTCTTCATCCAGCGGGGCCGGCATGAGACCACATGGACCATCCTACGGCGTTTCGGCTATAGCGATACACTTGAGCTGACAAACGACTACCTTTTCCCACC GCTCCATGTGCCCCCTGGCTGTAGCACAGAGCTCAACCATCTGGGCTACCAGTTTGTGCAGAGAGTGTTTGAGAAGCATGACCAGGTAAGAGCACTGTGGTCCCCTGTCCTTCACCATGCCTGGCATATATCCCATGACCTTTCCCTGCAGGACCGTGATGGTGCCCTCTCACCCACGGAGTTGCAGAGCCTCTTCAGTGTATTCCCTGTGGCCCCCTGGGGCCCTGAGCTCCTGCGCACGGTgtgcaccgaggctggctggCTGCCCCTACATGGGTACCTTTGCCAGTGGAC GCTGGTGACCTACCTGGATGTCCAGCGCTGCCTGGGGCACCTTGGCTATCTGGGCTACCCCACCCTCTGTGAGGAGGACTCTCAGGCCCGGGCCATCACAG TCACCCGTGAGAAAAGGCTGGACCAGGAGAAGGGGCAAACACAGCGGAGTGTCCTCATGTGCAAGGTGGTAGGGGCCCCAGGAGTGGGCAAGTCTGCCTTCCTGCAGGCCTTCCTTGGCCACAGCCTGGGG CACCAGGATGCCAGGGAGTCCCCTGAGGAGCCTTCCACCTATGCCATCAATACTGTGCAGGTCAATGGACAGGAGAAGTACCTGATT CTATGTGAGGTGGGCACAGACAGCCTACTGGCCACTTTGCCGGATTCTGCCTGCGATGTTGTCTGCTTAATGTTTGATGGCAGTGACCCAGAGTCCTTTTTGTACTGCGCTGATATCTACAAGGTGAGGCCTGGCCCCAAGTCTTGCCAGGGAATACTGTGCCATGGGGCAGGGCCTACCCGCCAGCCATGCCTTGCACTCCTGGAACTATTCCTCACATGGCCTTCCCCATGCAGCGCCATTACATGGATGGGCAGACGCCCTGCCTCTTCCTCTGCTCCAAAGCCGATCTGCCCGAAGGTGTTGCGCTGTACGGCCCTTCACCAGCTGAGTTCTGCCGTAGGCACCGTCTGCCCACCCCCATCCCATTCTCCTGCGCCGGCCCAGAGGAGCCCAGCACTGCCATCTTCACCCAGCTCGCCACCATGGCTACCTTCCC ACACTTGGCCCAAGCAGAGATGTGTCCCACGTCCTTCTGGCTCCGGGGGATTCTGGGGCTCGTTGGGGCCGCCATGGCTGCAGTGCTCAGCTTCTCCCTCTATAGGGTCCTGGTGA
- the RHOT2 gene encoding mitochondrial Rho GTPase 2 isoform X4: MRRDVRILLLGEAQVGKTSLILSLVSEEFPEEVPPRAEEITIPADVTPEKVPTHIVDYSEAEQTDEELQDEIHKANVVCVVYDVSKEATIEKIRTKWIPLVNGRTEKGPRVPIILVGNKSDLRSGSSVEAVLPIMNQFPEIETCVECSAKNLRNISELFYYAQKAVLHPTAPLYDPEAKQLKPACAQALRRIFRLSDQDLDQTLSDEELNAFQQKACFGHPLAPQALEDVKMVVRKNVVGGVQDDRLTLDGFLFLNTLFIQRGRHETTWTILRRFGYSDTLELTNDYLFPPLHVPPGCSTELNHLGYQFVQRVFEKHDQVRALWSPVLHHAWHISHDLSLQDRDGALSPTELQSLFSVFPVAPWGPELLRTVCTEAGWLPLHGYLCQWTLVTYLDVQRCLGHLGYLGYPTLCEEDSQARAITVTREKRLDQEKGQTQRSVLMCKVVGAPGVGKSAFLQAFLGHSLGHQDARESPEEPSTYAINTVQVNGQEKYLILCEVGTDSLLATLPDSACDVVCLMFDGSDPESFLYCADIYKVRPGPKSCQGILCHGAGPTRQPCLALLELFLTWPSPCSAITWMGRRPASSSAPKPICPKVLRCTALHQLSSAVGTVCPPPSHSPAPAQRSPALPSSPSSPPWLPSHTWPKQRCVPRPSGSGGFWGSLGPPWLQCSASPSIGSW; this comes from the exons ATGAGGCGGGACGTGCGCATCCTGCTGCTGGGCGAGG CCCAGGTGGGGAAGACGTCGCTGATTCTGTCCCTGGTGAGCGAGGAGTTCCCCGAGGAG GTACCTCCCCGAGCAGAAGAGATCACGATCCCCGCAGACGTCACCCCAGAGAAGGTGCCCACCCACATCGTGGACTATTCAG AAGCCGAGCAGACTGACGAGGAGCTCCAGGACGAGATCCACAAG GCAAatgttgtgtgtgtggtgtatgatGTCTCCAAGGAGGCCACGATTGAGAAG ATCCGAACCAAGTGGATCCCGCTGGTGAATGGGAGGACTGAGAAAGGGCCCAG GGTGCCCATCATCCTGGTGGGCAACAAGTCAGACCTGAGGTCAGGGAGCTCTGTGGAAGCTGTGCTTCCCATCATGAACCAGTTCCCTGAGATTGAGACCTGCGTGGAG TGTTCAGCCAAGAACCTGAGGAACATCTCAGAACTGTTCTACTACGCTCAGAAGGCCGTCCTGCACCCCACAGCACCCCTCTATGACCCAGAAGCCAAGCAG TTGAAGCCAGCGTGCGCCCAGGCCCTCAGGCGCATATTCAGGCTCTCAGATCAGGACCTGGACCAGACACTCAGTGACGAGGAGCTTAACGCCTTCCAG CAGAAAGCCTGTTTTGGGCACCCGTTGGCGCCACAGGCACTGGAGGATGTGAAGATGGTGGTGCGCAAGAATGTGGTGGGTGGTGTGCAAGATGACCGGCTGACCCTGGATG GCTTCCTCTTCCTGAATACCCTCTTCATCCAGCGGGGCCGGCATGAGACCACATGGACCATCCTACGGCGTTTCGGCTATAGCGATACACTTGAGCTGACAAACGACTACCTTTTCCCACC GCTCCATGTGCCCCCTGGCTGTAGCACAGAGCTCAACCATCTGGGCTACCAGTTTGTGCAGAGAGTGTTTGAGAAGCATGACCAGGTAAGAGCACTGTGGTCCCCTGTCCTTCACCATGCCTGGCATATATCCCATGACCTTTCCCTGCAGGACCGTGATGGTGCCCTCTCACCCACGGAGTTGCAGAGCCTCTTCAGTGTATTCCCTGTGGCCCCCTGGGGCCCTGAGCTCCTGCGCACGGTgtgcaccgaggctggctggCTGCCCCTACATGGGTACCTTTGCCAGTGGAC GCTGGTGACCTACCTGGATGTCCAGCGCTGCCTGGGGCACCTTGGCTATCTGGGCTACCCCACCCTCTGTGAGGAGGACTCTCAGGCCCGGGCCATCACAG TCACCCGTGAGAAAAGGCTGGACCAGGAGAAGGGGCAAACACAGCGGAGTGTCCTCATGTGCAAGGTGGTAGGGGCCCCAGGAGTGGGCAAGTCTGCCTTCCTGCAGGCCTTCCTTGGCCACAGCCTGGGG CACCAGGATGCCAGGGAGTCCCCTGAGGAGCCTTCCACCTATGCCATCAATACTGTGCAGGTCAATGGACAGGAGAAGTACCTGATT CTATGTGAGGTGGGCACAGACAGCCTACTGGCCACTTTGCCGGATTCTGCCTGCGATGTTGTCTGCTTAATGTTTGATGGCAGTGACCCAGAGTCCTTTTTGTACTGCGCTGATATCTACAAGGTGAGGCCTGGCCCCAAGTCTTGCCAGGGAATACTGTGCCATGGGGCAGGGCCTACCCGCCAGCCATGCCTTGCACTCCTGGAACTATTCCTCACATGGCCTTCCCCATGCAGCGCCATTACATGGATGGGCAGACGCCCTGCCTCTTCCTCTGCTCCAAAGCCGATCTGCCCGAAGGTGTTGCGCTGTACGGCCCTTCACCAGCTGAGTTCTGCCGTAGGCACCGTCTGCCCACCCCCATCCCATTCTCCTGCGCCGGCCCAGAGGAGCCCAGCACTGCCATCTTCACCCAGCTCGCCACCATGGCTACCTTCCC ACACTTGGCCCAAGCAGAGATGTGTCCCACGTCCTTCTGGCTCCGGGGGATTCTGGGGCTCGTTGGGGCCGCCATGGCTGCAGTGCTCAGCTTCTCCCTCTATAGGGTCCTGGTGA
- the RHOT2 gene encoding mitochondrial Rho GTPase 2 isoform X15, protein MRRDVRILLLGEAQVGKTSLILSLVSEEFPEEVPPRAEEITIPADVTPEKVPTHIVDYSEAEQTDEELQDEIHKEVAIPFAAYSGPLTGLQAVANVVCVVYDVSKEATIEKIRTKWIPLVNGRTEKGPRVPIILVGNKSDLRSGSSVEAVLPIMNQFPEIETCVECSAKNLRNISELFYYAQKAVLHPTAPLYDPEAKQKACFGHPLAPQALEDVKMVVRKNVVGGVQDDRLTLDGFLFLNTLFIQRGRHETTWTILRRFGYSDTLELTNDYLFPPLHVPPGCSTELNHLGYQFVQRVFEKHDQDRDGALSPTELQSLFSVFPVAPWGPELLRTVCTEAGWLPLHGYLCQWTLVTYLDVQRCLGHLGYLGYPTLCEEDSQARAITVTREKRLDQEKGQTQRSVLMCKVVGAPGVGKSAFLQAFLGHSLGHQDARESPEEPSTYAINTVQVNGQEKYLILCEVGTDSLLATLPDSACDVVCLMFDGSDPESFLYCADIYKRHYMDGQTPCLFLCSKADLPEGVALYGPSPAEFCRRHRLPTPIPFSCAGPEEPSTAIFTQLATMATFPHLAQAEMCPTSFWLRGILGLVGAAMAAVLSFSLYRVLVKSR, encoded by the exons ATGAGGCGGGACGTGCGCATCCTGCTGCTGGGCGAGG CCCAGGTGGGGAAGACGTCGCTGATTCTGTCCCTGGTGAGCGAGGAGTTCCCCGAGGAG GTACCTCCCCGAGCAGAAGAGATCACGATCCCCGCAGACGTCACCCCAGAGAAGGTGCCCACCCACATCGTGGACTATTCAG AAGCCGAGCAGACTGACGAGGAGCTCCAGGACGAGATCCACAAG GAAGTGGCCATCCCTTTTGCTGCATACTCTGGTCCACTGACCGGCCTCCAGGCCGTG GCAAatgttgtgtgtgtggtgtatgatGTCTCCAAGGAGGCCACGATTGAGAAG ATCCGAACCAAGTGGATCCCGCTGGTGAATGGGAGGACTGAGAAAGGGCCCAG GGTGCCCATCATCCTGGTGGGCAACAAGTCAGACCTGAGGTCAGGGAGCTCTGTGGAAGCTGTGCTTCCCATCATGAACCAGTTCCCTGAGATTGAGACCTGCGTGGAG TGTTCAGCCAAGAACCTGAGGAACATCTCAGAACTGTTCTACTACGCTCAGAAGGCCGTCCTGCACCCCACAGCACCCCTCTATGACCCAGAAGCCAAGCAG AAAGCCTGTTTTGGGCACCCGTTGGCGCCACAGGCACTGGAGGATGTGAAGATGGTGGTGCGCAAGAATGTGGTGGGTGGTGTGCAAGATGACCGGCTGACCCTGGATG GCTTCCTCTTCCTGAATACCCTCTTCATCCAGCGGGGCCGGCATGAGACCACATGGACCATCCTACGGCGTTTCGGCTATAGCGATACACTTGAGCTGACAAACGACTACCTTTTCCCACC GCTCCATGTGCCCCCTGGCTGTAGCACAGAGCTCAACCATCTGGGCTACCAGTTTGTGCAGAGAGTGTTTGAGAAGCATGACCAG GACCGTGATGGTGCCCTCTCACCCACGGAGTTGCAGAGCCTCTTCAGTGTATTCCCTGTGGCCCCCTGGGGCCCTGAGCTCCTGCGCACGGTgtgcaccgaggctggctggCTGCCCCTACATGGGTACCTTTGCCAGTGGAC GCTGGTGACCTACCTGGATGTCCAGCGCTGCCTGGGGCACCTTGGCTATCTGGGCTACCCCACCCTCTGTGAGGAGGACTCTCAGGCCCGGGCCATCACAG TCACCCGTGAGAAAAGGCTGGACCAGGAGAAGGGGCAAACACAGCGGAGTGTCCTCATGTGCAAGGTGGTAGGGGCCCCAGGAGTGGGCAAGTCTGCCTTCCTGCAGGCCTTCCTTGGCCACAGCCTGGGG CACCAGGATGCCAGGGAGTCCCCTGAGGAGCCTTCCACCTATGCCATCAATACTGTGCAGGTCAATGGACAGGAGAAGTACCTGATT CTATGTGAGGTGGGCACAGACAGCCTACTGGCCACTTTGCCGGATTCTGCCTGCGATGTTGTCTGCTTAATGTTTGATGGCAGTGACCCAGAGTCCTTTTTGTACTGCGCTGATATCTACAAG CGCCATTACATGGATGGGCAGACGCCCTGCCTCTTCCTCTGCTCCAAAGCCGATCTGCCCGAAGGTGTTGCGCTGTACGGCCCTTCACCAGCTGAGTTCTGCCGTAGGCACCGTCTGCCCACCCCCATCCCATTCTCCTGCGCCGGCCCAGAGGAGCCCAGCACTGCCATCTTCACCCAGCTCGCCACCATGGCTACCTTCCC ACACTTGGCCCAAGCAGAGATGTGTCCCACGTCCTTCTGGCTCCGGGGGATTCTGGGGCTCGTTGGGGCCGCCATGGCTGCAGTGCTCAGCTTCTCCCTCTATAGGGTCCTGGTGAAGAGCCGATGA
- the RHOT2 gene encoding mitochondrial Rho GTPase 2 isoform X13, which yields MRRDVRILLLGEAQVGKTSLILSLVSEEFPEEVPPRAEEITIPADVTPEKVPTHIVDYSEAEQTDEELQDEIHKANVVCVVYDVSKEATIEKIRTKWIPLVNGRTEKGPRVPIILVGNKSDLRSGSSVEAVLPIMNQFPEIETCVECSAKNLRNISELFYYAQKAVLHPTAPLYDPEAKQLKPACAQALRRIFRLSDQDLDQTLSDEELNAFQQKACFGHPLAPQALEDVKMVVRKNVVGGVQDDRLTLDGFLFLNTLFIQRGRHETTWTILRRFGYSDTLELTNDYLFPPLHVPPGCSTELNHLGYQFVQRVFEKHDQDRDGALSPTELQSLFSVFPVAPWGPELLRTVCTEAGWLPLHGYLCQWTLVTYLDVQRCLGHLGYLGYPTLCEEDSQARAITVTREKRLDQEKGQTQRSVLMCKVVGAPGVGKSAFLQAFLGHSLGHQDARESPEEPSTYAINTVQVNGQEKYLILCEVGTDSLLATLPDSACDVVCLMFDGSDPESFLYCADIYKRHYMDGQTPCLFLCSKADLPEGVALYGPSPAEFCRRHRLPTPIPFSCAGPEEPSTAIFTQLATMATFPHLAQAEMCPTSFWLRGILGLVGAAMAAVLSFSLYRVLVKSR from the exons ATGAGGCGGGACGTGCGCATCCTGCTGCTGGGCGAGG CCCAGGTGGGGAAGACGTCGCTGATTCTGTCCCTGGTGAGCGAGGAGTTCCCCGAGGAG GTACCTCCCCGAGCAGAAGAGATCACGATCCCCGCAGACGTCACCCCAGAGAAGGTGCCCACCCACATCGTGGACTATTCAG AAGCCGAGCAGACTGACGAGGAGCTCCAGGACGAGATCCACAAG GCAAatgttgtgtgtgtggtgtatgatGTCTCCAAGGAGGCCACGATTGAGAAG ATCCGAACCAAGTGGATCCCGCTGGTGAATGGGAGGACTGAGAAAGGGCCCAG GGTGCCCATCATCCTGGTGGGCAACAAGTCAGACCTGAGGTCAGGGAGCTCTGTGGAAGCTGTGCTTCCCATCATGAACCAGTTCCCTGAGATTGAGACCTGCGTGGAG TGTTCAGCCAAGAACCTGAGGAACATCTCAGAACTGTTCTACTACGCTCAGAAGGCCGTCCTGCACCCCACAGCACCCCTCTATGACCCAGAAGCCAAGCAG TTGAAGCCAGCGTGCGCCCAGGCCCTCAGGCGCATATTCAGGCTCTCAGATCAGGACCTGGACCAGACACTCAGTGACGAGGAGCTTAACGCCTTCCAG CAGAAAGCCTGTTTTGGGCACCCGTTGGCGCCACAGGCACTGGAGGATGTGAAGATGGTGGTGCGCAAGAATGTGGTGGGTGGTGTGCAAGATGACCGGCTGACCCTGGATG GCTTCCTCTTCCTGAATACCCTCTTCATCCAGCGGGGCCGGCATGAGACCACATGGACCATCCTACGGCGTTTCGGCTATAGCGATACACTTGAGCTGACAAACGACTACCTTTTCCCACC GCTCCATGTGCCCCCTGGCTGTAGCACAGAGCTCAACCATCTGGGCTACCAGTTTGTGCAGAGAGTGTTTGAGAAGCATGACCAG GACCGTGATGGTGCCCTCTCACCCACGGAGTTGCAGAGCCTCTTCAGTGTATTCCCTGTGGCCCCCTGGGGCCCTGAGCTCCTGCGCACGGTgtgcaccgaggctggctggCTGCCCCTACATGGGTACCTTTGCCAGTGGAC GCTGGTGACCTACCTGGATGTCCAGCGCTGCCTGGGGCACCTTGGCTATCTGGGCTACCCCACCCTCTGTGAGGAGGACTCTCAGGCCCGGGCCATCACAG TCACCCGTGAGAAAAGGCTGGACCAGGAGAAGGGGCAAACACAGCGGAGTGTCCTCATGTGCAAGGTGGTAGGGGCCCCAGGAGTGGGCAAGTCTGCCTTCCTGCAGGCCTTCCTTGGCCACAGCCTGGGG CACCAGGATGCCAGGGAGTCCCCTGAGGAGCCTTCCACCTATGCCATCAATACTGTGCAGGTCAATGGACAGGAGAAGTACCTGATT CTATGTGAGGTGGGCACAGACAGCCTACTGGCCACTTTGCCGGATTCTGCCTGCGATGTTGTCTGCTTAATGTTTGATGGCAGTGACCCAGAGTCCTTTTTGTACTGCGCTGATATCTACAAG CGCCATTACATGGATGGGCAGACGCCCTGCCTCTTCCTCTGCTCCAAAGCCGATCTGCCCGAAGGTGTTGCGCTGTACGGCCCTTCACCAGCTGAGTTCTGCCGTAGGCACCGTCTGCCCACCCCCATCCCATTCTCCTGCGCCGGCCCAGAGGAGCCCAGCACTGCCATCTTCACCCAGCTCGCCACCATGGCTACCTTCCC ACACTTGGCCCAAGCAGAGATGTGTCCCACGTCCTTCTGGCTCCGGGGGATTCTGGGGCTCGTTGGGGCCGCCATGGCTGCAGTGCTCAGCTTCTCCCTCTATAGGGTCCTGGTGAAGAGCCGATGA